A portion of the Musa acuminata AAA Group cultivar baxijiao chromosome BXJ1-1, Cavendish_Baxijiao_AAA, whole genome shotgun sequence genome contains these proteins:
- the LOC135677289 gene encoding transcription factor TCP20-like, which translates to MDLKGSAKLPQEVPKFHRALGLPQSDKREPTTASSAAESCDLSPSTTSGGRELKAVATAAAAEKDEQRRQLAPKRSSNKDRHTKVDGRGRRIRMPALCAARVFQLTRELGHKSDGETIQWLLQQAEPAIIAATGTGTIPASALAAAGSVPNPGPTVLAGVHQKPDEAGQGAIAALRPNWAMVGAAGLPRSHLGLWPPPVGGLNSGFLLPAVAASSSSNFGAGGGGDVSAGSFIHRMALHGMELPSANLGAMSFASMFGGHGQQLPGLELGLSQDAHIGVLNSQALSQFYQQMTPGRLGAGADGSGRLQQPQQQSHLAEDDSQESQD; encoded by the coding sequence CCCAAGAGGTCCCCAAGTTCCACCGGGCCCTGGGCCTCCCACAGTCGGACAAGAGGGAACCCACCACGGCCTCATCAGCGGCAGAAAGCTGCGATCTTTCGCCTTCCACAACCTCAGGTGGGCGGGAGTTGAAGGCGgtggcaacagcagcagcagcggagaAGGACGAGCAAAGGCGGCAGCTTGCGCCCAAGAGAAGCTCCAACAAGGATCGGCACACCAAAGTTGACGGCAGGGGGAGAAGGATCAGGATGCCCGCCCTCTGCGCCGCCAGGGTCTTCCAACTCACCCGAGAATTGGGCCACAAGTCCGACGGGGAGACGATCCAATGGCTCCTCCAGCAAGCGGAGCCGGCCATCATCGCTGCCACCGGCACGGGGACAATCCCGGCATCTGCCCTCGCCGCCGCTGGCTCAGTTCCTAACCCAGGCCCCACCGTCCTTGCAGGGGTCCACCAGAAGCCCGACGAAGCGGGGCAGGGCGCCATCGCCGCCCTGCGGCCTAACTGGGCCATGGTTGGGGCTGCAGGCCTCCCTCGGTCGCACCTCGGCTTGTGGCCGCCGCCGGTGGGTGGATTGAACTCTGGATTTTTGCTTCCGGCGGTGGCCGCCTCATCAAGCTCGAATTTTGGGGCCGGAGGCGGTGGCGATGTTTCGGCGGGCAGCTTCATCCATAGGATGGCACTACATGGAATGGAGTTGCCCAGCGCCAACCTTGGTGCCATGAGTTTCGCATCAATGTTCGGCGGCCATGGGCAGCAGCTACCCGGACTGGAGCTCGGCCTCTCACAAGATGCGCATATCGGCGTGCTGAATTCACAGGCTTTGAGCCAGTTCTACCAGCAGATGACACCAGGAAGATTGGGAGCCGGTGCTGATGGCAGTGGACGATTGCAGCAGCCACAGCAGCAATCTCATCTGGCAGAGGATGATTCACAGGAGTCACAAGACTAG